DNA sequence from the Deltaproteobacteria bacterium genome:
GGCTCTTTCGAGGGTCCGGAGCGCCTCGAGGCGATTCGCAACAGCCTACAGCAATACCAGCCGTTTTGCAAACCTGAACCGGCAAAGGAAGCTGATCTGCTTCTGGTTCACGAAGAGAGGTTGGTGGCCAAGGTGAAACGCAGGAAAGCTCTGTATGAGGTCATCTTGTTGGCAGTGGGCGGGGCCATCCTCAGCGCCAGGCTGGCCATGAGAGGAGAGCCTGCATTCGGCCTGATTCGACCTCCCGGCCATCATGCGGACAGCCGGGCTTCGTGGGGCTTTTGCTATGTGAACAACATGGCAATTGCCATAAAGAAGATCCTGACGGAGAATAATCTCAACTGGGTGGTTGTCTTCGATCTCGATCATCACGTGGGCGACGGCACCCAGCGCATTTTTCTGCCCAGTCGGCAGGTAACGGTGATCAATATAATAGCCCTAAACCGGCAAGACTACCTGGCGCAGACCAGCAACAAGCTGCAGCTCATCCGCAGAGCCGACCTCCTGGCAATATCTATGGGCTTCGACACCTACGAACACGATATCGGCGGGCTGCTTTGCACTGAAGACTACGCTCACATTGGCTCCTGGTTCAGGCGGGCTGCTGAACGGCTCTGCCAGGGGCGCCGCTTTGCTCTGCTGGAAGGCGGTTATTATCTGCCGGACCTGGGCAAAAACGTCCTCGCTTTTTGTGAAGGGTTCGGCTAAGCAGCACGGCAATGCGGCAGCTGCGGCAGATGGAGTCCCTCTGGCCACAGAGTCCCTGCCTTAGGGGCCACTTTACCACGTTTGACTTGCTGGAGGCGGAGCTGCTCTTCTACGGATTGCTCGAGCTGCCTCCCCCAGGCAGCCCGAGATGCTGTTGCTCACTGTTGTTATAGCTGTTTGGCCAGGGCCTCTTGCAATTCGGAACCGGCAAGCTCCTTCAACCTGGCGTGTGCTGCCGCCAAGCGGGCAACCGGCACCCGCGGCGGCGAACAGGAGACGTAATTCATTCCCACCTGGTGGCAGAATTCGATGGAGCGCGGATTGCCGCCGTGCTCGCCACAAATACCGATTTCTATGTCAGGCCGCGTCTTGCGGGCCCATTCAATGGTAATGCTGATAAGACGCCCTACTCCTTTCACATCGAGAATCTCAAAGGGGTTGTCCTGGAGAATCAGACGTTCGTTGTACAGGGGCAGGAACTTGTTTTCGGCATCTTCCCGGGAGAAGGAAAAGGTTCCCTGAGTAAGATCATTGGTGCCAAAGGAAAAGAACTCGGCTACTTCAGCCAGCCGTCCCGCCCGCATGCAGGCCCGCACCACCTCGATCATGGTGCCGAAGCGGAATTTGACCTTTAACTTGTGGGTTCTCTCCACCCGTTTGTAAATTCTTGTCACCCGCTGGTGAACCCAGCGCAGCTCCTGGGCAGTGCACACCTGGGGCACCATGATTTCGGGATGGACGTCTACACCGTCAGCAATACACTCGGCTGCAGCTTCGAGGATTGCCTGGATCTGCATGTCGTAGATTTCTGGATTGGAAATGCCCAGTCTCACGCCTCGGTGACCCAACATAGGGTTCACCTCGGTGAGACTGCGGACCTTGCTCAAAGTTTCTTCCTTGCGTTTGAGCAGTTCAGTATCGATGCCCTTTTCACGGATCTCTGCCAGATCCTTGAGAACCGTGTCCATTGCCGGCAGATACTGGGAGAGTTTATGGTCAAGCATCTTCATGGTTTCAGGAAGTTCCTGGATGCTGCTCATGAACATGCTGAATTCCCGCAGTCTTTTGATGTCTACCATCAGTTCTTCCACGGTGGGCAAGAACTCATGCAGGGGTGGATCCAACAAGCGGATGATGACCGGCAGGCCGTTCATCTCTTTGAAGATGGCTTTGAAATCCTCTTTTTGCATAGGCACGAGCTGATCGATGGCCTTCTGCCGCTCTTTGTGATTGTCAGCCAGGATCATCTCCTGGAAGATAGGTAGTCTGTCCTGGGCATTAAACATCCGCTCTGTGCGGCAAAGGCCGATGCCCTCGGCACCCAACTGTCTTGCTTTAGCTGCGGCTTCAGGGGTGTCTGCATTGGCCCAGACCCCGAGCGTGCGGATTTCGTCTGCCCACTCCAGAATGGCAAGCAGATCTTCGGTCATCTCGGGCTCGATGGTGGGGACTTCACCCGCATAGACGCTGCCTGTGCTGCCATCTATGGTGATGACGTCTCCTTCGCCAAAAGTGGCCCCTCCCATGGTGAGTTTCTTGTTGCCGTAGTCGATGTGGATATTTTCAGCCCCAGAGACACACGGCTTGCCCATGCCCCTGGCCACTACCGCAGCATGAGAGGTCTTGCCGCCCCGCGAGGTGAGAATACCAACGGAGGCAAAAAAGCCATGAATATCATCGGGCTTGGTTTCCTCACGCACCAGGATCACCCGCCTGCCTTGCTTTTCCATGTCCACTGCGTCGTCGGCACTGAAGGCTATCTGGCCGGAGGCCGCTCCTGGGGAGGCCGCAATACCGTCGGCCAGAGACTCCGGCACTTTTTTCGGATCCAGCCGCGGGTGCAGTAACTGTTCGAGGGCTTCGGGAGCAATGCGCATTACCGCTTCCTGCTCAGTGATCAGGCCCTCGTTCACCATGTCGTTGGAAGTCTTTACCAGGGCCTGGGCATTCATCTTGCCGTTTCTGGTCTGCAGCATGTAGAGTTTGCCTTTCTCGATAGTGAATTCGAAGTCCTGCACCTCGCGGTAGTGGTTCTCCAGTACCTGCCGAATCCGCAGCAGTTCCCGGTAAACTTCTGGCATGTCTTTGCGCAGCTCCTTGATGGGTTTCGGAGTGCGGATGCCGGCCACCACATCTTCTCCCTGGGCATTGATCAAGTATTCGCCGTAGAGACGATTTTCTCCGGTTCCAGGATCTCGAGTGAAGCCCACGCCGGTGGCGCAATCATCGCCCATGTTGCCGAAGACCATGGTGCAAACGCTCACTGCCGTGCCGTAAGCCATCTCTTTGGTGATATTGAACTGCCGGCGGTAGTCAACGGCCCGCTTGATGTTCCAGGAGCGAAAAACCGCTTCAACCGCCATCTGGAGCTGGACCAGGGGATCCTGGGGAAAAGGCTTCCTGGTCTGCCGTTTTATGATTCTCTTGTATTCGTCAACAATGGACTTCCACGATTCTGCTGTGAGTTCGGTGTCCAGCTTGACCTTCTTTCGCTTTTTTTCCGCTTCCAGAACGTCGTCAAAGAGTTTCTCCTCCACGTCCAGGGCAATCTTGCCAAAGAGTGACAGCAGCCGCCGATAGGCGTCGTAGACGAAGCGTTCGTCTTTGGTAAGCTTGAGGAGGCCCGCTGCTGTCTGGTCATTGAGACCAAGATTGAGTATGGTATCCATCATTCCTGGCATGGAGAGGGCTGCGCCTGAACGGACGGATACCAGCAATGGGTTGGCAGGATTGCCAAAGCCTTTGCCTGTTTTCTTTTCCAATTCGGTCATGTGGGAGTTAATCTGTTCCATGAGACCTCTGGGAACTTTGTTTCCACCCTCCAGGTATTCCACACAAGCTTCGGTGCTTATGACGAACCCCGGTGGGACTGGCAGGCCGATTTGCGTCATTTCACATAGATTTGCCCCTTTGCCGCCAAGGAGCATCTTGTTCTTGCCGTCACCTTTCTGAAAAGAGAATACATATGTCTTTTTCGCCATGGGTCTTCCTCCTCTTCACCCGGCTTTATTGTTTGCCGTGCCTCGGCACCCGACTCTGCATCAGGGGTTCAATGCCGGCATGGTTTATGAACTCGAGTTGCGCCTGCTGTTCTCCCGGAGTCATGGCCTTTCTGGGCTAGCCCAAGCATGCACGGGCCACGGGATGCAGTGTCGAGAGGCAGTCGCCTTTTCCATCTGTCGTCTTGCTGCAACCGTGTTTGCAACTGTGACCCGCATTTAAACAGAGTTGTCCGCAACAATCAAGCCAACATTTTTACTACATGCTGCTGCTTCTTCGGCAATGATGGTTTTCGGGTCGTCAAAAGCGAACAAATTCTCTACAATGGGATGGCATACAGCGGTGAATCCACGGAGCACGTTTCTATCAAGAGAAGGAGCAGGAACCATGATTCGGTTGCGACGATCCATACTCTCGGTACCGGGAAGCAGCGAAAAAATGATCAGCAAGGCGCTGGCACTTGCTGCTGACGAGATCATGCTCGACCTCGAAGACGGGGTGGCGGTAGGGGAGAAAGAGAGTGCTCGAGAGAAGATTGTTCGCGCCTTTGTCGAAAATGACTGGCAAGGACGCACCAGAGCCTTCCGCATCAATGGGCTCAACACTCCCTTTGCTTATAGAGACATCATTGATGTTGTGGAGAGGGCCGGCAACCACCTTGATCTGATTGTTGTACCCAAAGTGGAATGTGAAGCCGACATCAGATTTGTCGAGCTGCTGCTCGATCAAATTGAGATGAGGCATGGTATTTCCTCTGCCATTGGCATCGAGGCATCCATTGAAACAGCTCGGGGTATGCTGAATATCGAGGAGATCGCTTTTTCCAGTCCGCGGCTGGAATCGCTGGTGTTCGGCATAGCTGACTACAGCGCCTCGCTCAACATGCCGAGCCGCGGCATAAGCGGACACGGAGATGCTGAAGAAGCTTATCCTGGACATCGCTACCATTTTCCCATGAGCCGTCTGGTGATGACGGCCAAGGCTGCGGGTCTGGCAGCCATAGACGCACCGTATGGAGACTTTCGAGACCAGGAGGGCCTGGAAAACTCCTGCCGGATGGCAGCCTCCCTGGGATTTGACGGCAAATGGGCCATTCATCCTGCCCAACTGGCAACTATCAATCGAACTTTTACTCCAAGCGCCGAGGATATCAGCCGGGCCCAGCGAATCCTGCAGGCATACAAGGAGGCAGAGGTGCGGGGCGAAGGTGCCACCTCCCTGGATGGCAAAATGGTTGATGGCGCCTCCATCCGCTTGGCCAGGATCATCCACGAGCAGGCGCGGCGCTTGGGACTGCTGGAGGCAGATGCCGACCACTAGCTTCACTAGAAATTATGTACATACCCCTGTACACTTGATATATAGTTTAGCATTATAGGGGAAATTGACCTGAGGCCTTCAGCTTTTCATTGATATCTCCTGAGAGTTCTGCTAAGAGTTACACGTTTTTCAATATTTGAGTCACCCGGGCAAACGACTATAAAGTGAAGGAGGCGAAGAGATGAAGAGAAGTTGGTTGTGGATTTCCCTGGCGGTGTGTTTCCTCATCGGCGCATTAGGACTGAACCCTGCGCTTGCAGCAGAGAAGACCTATGTGAACGGCATAGATGCGAATTTCCCACCTTTTGCCTACGTGGATAAGACGGGCAAAGCCAATGGCTTTGACGTGGAAGCTCTCGACTGGATCGCCAGGGAGATGGGCTTCAAGGTGAAACACATGCCGATTGACTGGGATGCGATCATCCCCAGCCTGAAGGCCAAAAAGATTGATATGATTGCCTCCGGGATGAGCGTCACAGCGGAGCGCAAAAAGCAGGTAAGCTTCACTATTCCCTACTGGCGAATCGTCCAGGTGCTGGTGGCCAAAAGGGATTCAAAGCTCACCGTGGTCGAGGCCCTCTCCCATGGGAACAAGATTGGCGTCCAGCGAGGAACCTCAGAAGCCAAGTGGATGAAAGAGAACCTGGTAGACAAGGGGAAGAACTTCGAACTCGTCTATTATGATTCAGCGCCGCTGGCAATCGAGGATCTGTTGATTGGCCGCATCGTGGCTGCTGCCATGGATGATGCACCGGCCAAGGATGCAGTCAAGAAAAAGCCAGTAAAAATCATCGGCACTTTTGGTATGCCGGATGAAGAGTTTGCCTATGCTGTTCGCAAGGAGGACACGCAACTTCTCAACACCCTGAATCAAGGTCTGCAGAAGCTCATGGCCTCCCCGGAATGGCAGAAGCTGAAAGAAAAGTACGACCTGTAAACCATGGGAAGAGCAAAATGAAGCGGCATGGCCGGCCCTGGACAGGGCCCGGCCACGCCTCCTGACCCCAGACCCAGGAAATTTGGCGGCGGCCGCCCCAATCAACCCCGAGACGCCGCAGGTCAAGGTTCAATAAAGGGCCCCACCCAGCTTTCTTGCGACCTTACAAGGCAAAAACAGGCAAGGTTCGCCATGTTGCGGTCCCGGCATGCCCTGGACCCCGCCCGAATATTCGATAATTCCTGCCGCGGCATGGATTCATGAGATGTTCGGGCTGCCTTCCCCACTGATTTGTGGCCGAGGTAGTAAAGTGCCGGCATTCCTCACAGCCATAATCGACGCCCTGCCCTATATTCTGCAGGGATCCCTGGTTACTATCGTGGTGGTCCTGGGTGCCCTGGCGCTGGGTCTCCTTCTGGGTGTGCCGCTTGCCGTGGGCCAGGTCTACGGCGGTCAGCTCCTGCGGAGAACCATCCAGGTCTATGTCTGGTTTTTCCGGGGAGTGCCGCTTCTGGTGCTGCTGTTTCTTTTCTATTTTGGCCTTTTTTCCCTCTTGCAGATCAACCTCTCTGCCTTTTCTGTGGCCATTATCGTCCTGGGGCTCATCAGTTCCGCTTACCAGTCGCAGATATTTCGCGGTGCCATTCTTTCCCTCTCCGAAGGGCAGCTCAAGGCAGCCAGGGCTCTCGGCATGAGTGAGACCAAGGCCGTTGTCTTCATTATTCTACCCCAGGCCTTGCGGCTGGCCATTCCCGGCTGGTCAAATGAATATTCCATTATCTTGAAGGACTCGGCCGTAACCTATGCCCTGGGTGTTGCCGAAATCATGGCGCGCACTCACTTTGTGGCAACTCGAACTTATCAGCACCTGCCCCTTTACATCACAGCCGGTCTCATTTATCTGCTCCTGACGTACATCGGTGTCAAGGCCTTGCTCATGCTGGAAGAAAAAGTGCGCATTCCCGGATTCTCTCATCAGGGACATTGAAATATGAGCAGACAGGTTCCCATCCTGCGGGCGGAAAATATTGCCAAACAATACGGCGGCAAGGAAATCCTCAAAGGGGTGTCCCTGTCCCTGCTGCGGGGTGAGGTGAAAGTGCTGATCGGGCCTTCGGGAGCAGGAAAGAGCACCTTTCTGCAGTGTCTGAACTTTCTGGTTACCCCTGAGCGGGGAGAGGTGTGGCTGGAAGGAAAAAAAATCAACTATGCAAAGAAAAAAGAGCTCTACAGCTATCGCCAGCAGGTTGGCATGATTTTCCAGGATTTCAACCTGTTCGATCACCTGAGCGCCCTGGAAAATGTCCAGATCGCCCTGGTGCGGGTGAAGGGCATGTCGAAAAAGGAAGCAAAGGAGCGGGCCTTGCAGGAGCTGGGGAAGGTAGGCCTTCTAGAGCACGCCTTCAAATATCCTGCCCAGCTTTCCGGTGGCCAGAAGCAGAGGGTCTCCATAGCCAGAGCACTGGCCATGGACCCCAAAATTATGCTGCTGGATGAGCCGACCTCCGCCCTCGACCCTGAACTCATCGGCGAAGTAATGGCTGTCATCCGCGATCTGGTGGAAGGGGGCATGACTATGATCATGGCCACCCATCAGGTCAGTTTTGCTGCTACTCTGGCAGATGAAATGATGTTCATGGAAGACGGCCTTATCATCGAATCTGGCCCGCCGGCAAAATTGCTCTCCAATGCAGACTGCGACAGAACCAGGAGCTTTTGTGCCAAGATTACCGAACTCTATGGTGAGTCCAGCTAGAAGATGACGGAGCTGCTCTACATCCAACAGGAGATGCTGCCAGCCCTGCTGAGGGGGCTGTGGGTGAGCGTGAAGCTCATTGTGCCGTCGGCCTTCGGTGGACTCCTCCTGGGAGTTCTGGTGGCCTGCCTGCGGGTATACGGCAATAGTTTCGTCAGGACTGTAGCGCGCACCTATGTGGTTCTCTTTCGGGGGATTCCCCTGCTGGTGCAGCTGTTCATCTGGTATTTCGGTCTGCCCCATCTGGGGGTATACCTGTCACCCTATGCCGCTTCAGTGGTGGGCTTTACCATGTGCAGCGGCGCCTATCATTCTGAATATATCCGCGGCGCGCTGCTGTCCATCAGAAGCGGCCAGATGCACGCTGCCCAGGCTCTTGGCTTCTCTACCAGGCAAACGGTGTGGTCCATCATCTTGCCCCAGGCGATCCGCCGCGCCCTGCCCGGCTGCGGCAACGAGATTATCTACCTGATCAAGTATTCTTCTCTGGCCTACATGGTCACCTGCATCGAACTGACCGGGGAAGGCAAAATCCTGGCCTCGCACTCCTTCAAGTATACGGAGGTTTTCCTGGTGGTAGGCATCTTCTATCTCTTCATGGTTTCGATAGCCGGGCGAATTCTGGCCCAGGTGGAAGACAGTCTGAGTGTGCCGGGCTTTGAGAGGCACAGACTCTGACGACTGTGCTGCAAGATATTGTGGGCGCCGGCGACAGAAAAAAGTGCAAGAGACCTGGAGCACACGTCTGTTCTCGGCTGCCGTCGTTTTTGAGTTGGCATTATTGCTGCCACCGACATTAGAAGGAAAACGGTTGCATGTATCCCGAAGCATTTCCTGCCAGCAAGCAGTATCAGCCGCTCAATGAGTCCATTGTTGACCAGATTCGGCAGGCAGTGGGAGAGGACGCCCTTATCAGTGACCCGGAACGCATGCAGCCTTTCGGGCAGGATGCCTCAGAGCTCTCTGCCGCCCCTGAATTGGTAGTTGAAGTGACTGAGGCGGCCCAGATTCAGGCCCTGCTTCGTCTGGCCAATCAGCACCATTTCCCGGTGACTCCTCGAGGGCTGGGCACCGGGCTCGCTGGAGGGGCTGTGCCGGTATACGGCGGGGTGGTGCTGTCACTGGCCCGCATGAACCGCATACTGAAAGTGGACGAAAGGAATTTTCTTGCCCTGGTGGAGCCGGGTGTGATTACCCTTGATCTGCAAAGAGCTGCCCTGGAAAAGGGTCTTTTTTATCCCCCTGACCCTGCCAGCCTCGACACCTGTTCCATTGGCGGCAACGCCGCCACCAACGCCGGAGGACCCTCCTGCGTCAAATACGGCAGCACTCGCGATTACGTGCTGGGACTCGAAGCTGTGCTGCCTAACGGCGCCCTCATTCGAGCTGGAGTTCTCACCAGGAAAGGGGTGGTGGGCTACGATCTGGCGCACCTGCTGGTGGGCTCTGAAGGAACTCTGGCGGTGATTACCAAGCTGTTCCTGAAACTGATTCCCCGGCCGCCGGCGGTGACCACCCTGGTTGCCATGTTTGTGGACCTGGTTGCAGCCATGCGCGCTGTGCGCGCCATCCTGCTGGGAGGGCATGTGCCCTGCGCCCTGGAGTTCCTCGATTGCCACTGTTTGCGGCTGGTGGGCGACCTGCTGCCGTTTGCCGGCGCCAGAGAAGCCGGTGCTTTCCTGCTGCTGGAAGTTGACGGGGCAGCGGATGTTATCCAGCGGCAGGTCGAGGCAGTGGGTGCCATTTGTCTCGAAAACGAGGCTGTCGAGGTCCTTCTTGCACCGGATGCGGAAAAGCGGGCCAGAATGTGGCAGGTGCGCAAACAGGTTTCTCTTCGCATCGAAGAGCAAGCTGTGATCTACATCCCTGAAGACGTGGTGCTGCCGCTGGCCCTGATTGCCGATTTTGTGGATAAACTCGCAGACCTGGAGCAGCGGTACCAGATGACTATCTATGCCTTTGGACATGCTGGCGACGGCAACATCCACCTCAATATAGTGTCGACAAATCTGGAGGACAGGCAGCGTGTGGAAGAGGGGATCGAAGAGATACTGGGACTCGTGCTCAGAATGGGCGGCACTATCTCCGGCGAGCACGGCATCGGCATAGCCAAGAAACGTTTTCTTCCTTTGGAGCTCTCTGAGGAGAGCATTCAGTTGCAGAGGGCGATCAAAAGAGTTTTCGACCCCAATTACATTTTGAATCCAGGAAAAGTCTTTCACTCGCTTGAAGGCATGGACAGGTGCTGCCCAGTATGAGATTGCCAATAAAGAGGGGTGGCTGTCAACGGATGCAGCAGCAAAGGAGTACAAAATGAGCCCAGGAAGGTCGGCACTGGTGGCTGCTGGCAAGAGATTTCGTACGGAAGGGATCAGCCGCCGAGTAAGACAAATAACCGTGTCTGCTATCAAGGAAATGCCGCTTCTGGCCGAGAAGGTAGGCGGTTGCGTCTCACTCGGTCAGGGGATTCCGTCTTTTGCCACACCGCCACACATTGTGGAGGCAGTCTGCCGCTTTCTGAGGGACTCTGCAACGAGCGGCAAATACACCCTGGGGCCGGGACTGCCGGAGCTGAGAGAGGCCATAGCTGGTGAAATTCTGACGAGGCACGGCGTGGCCTTCGACCCTGACAGGGAGATATGCATTACGGCCGGGGCTATGGAGGGCTTGCTGGCGGCGATCCTGACCGTGGTGGAGCGTGGTGATGAGGTCATTTTGCCCTCACCCAACTATGCCTCCCACATTGAACAGGTTCTCATGGCCGAGGGCGAGGTTGTCTTCGCTCCCCTGGCAGAAGATGGCTGGCGGCTCGACCTGGAGCGGCTGCAGCAGGCCATGTCGTCGCGCACCAGGGCAATGATATTGTGCAATCCCCACAACCCTACAGGAGCTCATTTCCCGGAAGAGGATGTCAGATCACTGGCAGAACTATTGCTGGAGCGGCAAATCATTGTTATCTGCGATGAGACCTACGATTTTCTCACCTACGATGGCGCCGACCATTTCAGTCTGCTCTCTATCCCCGAGTTGAAGGACCAGGTCATCGCCACCTTCAGCTTCTCGAAGAAGTATGCCATGACCGGCTGGCGGGTGGGCGCCGTAGTCACCTCTGAGGGGCTTCTGGACCAGATCATGAAGGTGCATGATGCAGCAGTGATCTGTGCACCCACACCATCTCAGTATGCCGCCCTGGCCGCCCTAGAGGGACCCCAGGATTGTGTCGCTTTCTTCCGCCAGCAACTGCAGCAAAGGCGCGACCTCATTTGCCGCCGCCTCGACGAGCTCCAGCACTGGTTTTCCTACGTCAAGCCTCAGGGCGCTTACTATTTGATGGTGCGCTACCTGGATCAGCAAGTCGATTCCATGTCATATGCGCTGGAGCTATTGCGTGAAGCTCGAGTCATAACCATCCCT
Encoded proteins:
- a CDS encoding histone deacetylase family protein; protein product: GSFEGPERLEAIRNSLQQYQPFCKPEPAKEADLLLVHEERLVAKVKRRKALYEVILLAVGGAILSARLAMRGEPAFGLIRPPGHHADSRASWGFCYVNNMAIAIKKILTENNLNWVVVFDLDHHVGDGTQRIFLPSRQVTVINIIALNRQDYLAQTSNKLQLIRRADLLAISMGFDTYEHDIGGLLCTEDYAHIGSWFRRAAERLCQGRRFALLEGGYYLPDLGKNVLAFCEGFG
- a CDS encoding pyruvate, phosphate dikinase; its protein translation is MAKKTYVFSFQKGDGKNKMLLGGKGANLCEMTQIGLPVPPGFVISTEACVEYLEGGNKVPRGLMEQINSHMTELEKKTGKGFGNPANPLLVSVRSGAALSMPGMMDTILNLGLNDQTAAGLLKLTKDERFVYDAYRRLLSLFGKIALDVEEKLFDDVLEAEKKRKKVKLDTELTAESWKSIVDEYKRIIKRQTRKPFPQDPLVQLQMAVEAVFRSWNIKRAVDYRRQFNITKEMAYGTAVSVCTMVFGNMGDDCATGVGFTRDPGTGENRLYGEYLINAQGEDVVAGIRTPKPIKELRKDMPEVYRELLRIRQVLENHYREVQDFEFTIEKGKLYMLQTRNGKMNAQALVKTSNDMVNEGLITEQEAVMRIAPEALEQLLHPRLDPKKVPESLADGIAASPGAASGQIAFSADDAVDMEKQGRRVILVREETKPDDIHGFFASVGILTSRGGKTSHAAVVARGMGKPCVSGAENIHIDYGNKKLTMGGATFGEGDVITIDGSTGSVYAGEVPTIEPEMTEDLLAILEWADEIRTLGVWANADTPEAAAKARQLGAEGIGLCRTERMFNAQDRLPIFQEMILADNHKERQKAIDQLVPMQKEDFKAIFKEMNGLPVIIRLLDPPLHEFLPTVEELMVDIKRLREFSMFMSSIQELPETMKMLDHKLSQYLPAMDTVLKDLAEIREKGIDTELLKRKEETLSKVRSLTEVNPMLGHRGVRLGISNPEIYDMQIQAILEAAAECIADGVDVHPEIMVPQVCTAQELRWVHQRVTRIYKRVERTHKLKVKFRFGTMIEVVRACMRAGRLAEVAEFFSFGTNDLTQGTFSFSREDAENKFLPLYNERLILQDNPFEILDVKGVGRLISITIEWARKTRPDIEIGICGEHGGNPRSIEFCHQVGMNYVSCSPPRVPVARLAAAHARLKELAGSELQEALAKQL
- a CDS encoding CoA ester lyase, whose product is MIRLRRSILSVPGSSEKMISKALALAADEIMLDLEDGVAVGEKESAREKIVRAFVENDWQGRTRAFRINGLNTPFAYRDIIDVVERAGNHLDLIVVPKVECEADIRFVELLLDQIEMRHGISSAIGIEASIETARGMLNIEEIAFSSPRLESLVFGIADYSASLNMPSRGISGHGDAEEAYPGHRYHFPMSRLVMTAKAAGLAAIDAPYGDFRDQEGLENSCRMAASLGFDGKWAIHPAQLATINRTFTPSAEDISRAQRILQAYKEAEVRGEGATSLDGKMVDGASIRLARIIHEQARRLGLLEADADH
- a CDS encoding amino acid ABC transporter substrate-binding protein, which translates into the protein MKRSWLWISLAVCFLIGALGLNPALAAEKTYVNGIDANFPPFAYVDKTGKANGFDVEALDWIAREMGFKVKHMPIDWDAIIPSLKAKKIDMIASGMSVTAERKKQVSFTIPYWRIVQVLVAKRDSKLTVVEALSHGNKIGVQRGTSEAKWMKENLVDKGKNFELVYYDSAPLAIEDLLIGRIVAAAMDDAPAKDAVKKKPVKIIGTFGMPDEEFAYAVRKEDTQLLNTLNQGLQKLMASPEWQKLKEKYDL
- a CDS encoding amino acid ABC transporter permease, which encodes MPAFLTAIIDALPYILQGSLVTIVVVLGALALGLLLGVPLAVGQVYGGQLLRRTIQVYVWFFRGVPLLVLLFLFYFGLFSLLQINLSAFSVAIIVLGLISSAYQSQIFRGAILSLSEGQLKAARALGMSETKAVVFIILPQALRLAIPGWSNEYSIILKDSAVTYALGVAEIMARTHFVATRTYQHLPLYITAGLIYLLLTYIGVKALLMLEEKVRIPGFSHQGH
- a CDS encoding amino acid ABC transporter ATP-binding protein produces the protein MLRAENIAKQYGGKEILKGVSLSLLRGEVKVLIGPSGAGKSTFLQCLNFLVTPERGEVWLEGKKINYAKKKELYSYRQQVGMIFQDFNLFDHLSALENVQIALVRVKGMSKKEAKERALQELGKVGLLEHAFKYPAQLSGGQKQRVSIARALAMDPKIMLLDEPTSALDPELIGEVMAVIRDLVEGGMTMIMATHQVSFAATLADEMMFMEDGLIIESGPPAKLLSNADCDRTRSFCAKITELYGESS
- a CDS encoding amino acid ABC transporter permease, encoding MTELLYIQQEMLPALLRGLWVSVKLIVPSAFGGLLLGVLVACLRVYGNSFVRTVARTYVVLFRGIPLLVQLFIWYFGLPHLGVYLSPYAASVVGFTMCSGAYHSEYIRGALLSIRSGQMHAAQALGFSTRQTVWSIILPQAIRRALPGCGNEIIYLIKYSSLAYMVTCIELTGEGKILASHSFKYTEVFLVVGIFYLFMVSIAGRILAQVEDSLSVPGFERHRL
- a CDS encoding FAD-binding protein translates to MYPEAFPASKQYQPLNESIVDQIRQAVGEDALISDPERMQPFGQDASELSAAPELVVEVTEAAQIQALLRLANQHHFPVTPRGLGTGLAGGAVPVYGGVVLSLARMNRILKVDERNFLALVEPGVITLDLQRAALEKGLFYPPDPASLDTCSIGGNAATNAGGPSCVKYGSTRDYVLGLEAVLPNGALIRAGVLTRKGVVGYDLAHLLVGSEGTLAVITKLFLKLIPRPPAVTTLVAMFVDLVAAMRAVRAILLGGHVPCALEFLDCHCLRLVGDLLPFAGAREAGAFLLLEVDGAADVIQRQVEAVGAICLENEAVEVLLAPDAEKRARMWQVRKQVSLRIEEQAVIYIPEDVVLPLALIADFVDKLADLEQRYQMTIYAFGHAGDGNIHLNIVSTNLEDRQRVEEGIEEILGLVLRMGGTISGEHGIGIAKKRFLPLELSEESIQLQRAIKRVFDPNYILNPGKVFHSLEGMDRCCPV
- a CDS encoding pyridoxal phosphate-dependent aminotransferase, producing the protein MSPGRSALVAAGKRFRTEGISRRVRQITVSAIKEMPLLAEKVGGCVSLGQGIPSFATPPHIVEAVCRFLRDSATSGKYTLGPGLPELREAIAGEILTRHGVAFDPDREICITAGAMEGLLAAILTVVERGDEVILPSPNYASHIEQVLMAEGEVVFAPLAEDGWRLDLERLQQAMSSRTRAMILCNPHNPTGAHFPEEDVRSLAELLLERQIIVICDETYDFLTYDGADHFSLLSIPELKDQVIATFSFSKKYAMTGWRVGAVVTSEGLLDQIMKVHDAAVICAPTPSQYAALAALEGPQDCVAFFRQQLQQRRDLICRRLDELQHWFSYVKPQGAYYLMVRYLDQQVDSMSYALELLREARVITIPGGAFGPTGEGHLRLSFGGTEEELHQAMDRIQSWLEKR